In Streptomyces canus, one DNA window encodes the following:
- a CDS encoding peptidyl-tRNA hydrolase, whose protein sequence is MSHDVTPSTDSPFRSEPTVRDQAPQFVLPLVVRIEKTAPPARTDALETAARAVLVLLSDERSVGDGEWAEVVRDWQDARIRKVVRRARGAEWRRAEGLPGITVRGKSAEVRVFPPVPLDGWPKDLARLQVSGTDLDDPEPPPAADVTAPVLWLNPDLDMSAGKAMAQAGHGAQLAWWELSDEERAAWRVAGFPLAVRAADPARWGELTAGGLPLVRDAGFTEIAPGSCTVVADHPALR, encoded by the coding sequence GTGAGCCACGACGTGACGCCCTCGACCGACAGCCCCTTCCGTTCCGAGCCGACCGTACGCGACCAGGCACCCCAGTTCGTGCTGCCCCTGGTCGTCCGTATCGAGAAGACGGCTCCGCCTGCTCGCACCGACGCTCTCGAGACCGCCGCCCGCGCCGTTCTCGTCCTGCTCAGCGACGAGCGTTCCGTCGGCGACGGGGAGTGGGCCGAGGTGGTGCGGGACTGGCAGGACGCCCGGATCCGGAAGGTCGTACGGCGGGCGCGAGGCGCCGAGTGGAGGCGGGCCGAAGGGTTGCCCGGGATCACCGTGAGGGGGAAGTCGGCGGAGGTACGGGTGTTCCCGCCGGTGCCGCTCGACGGCTGGCCGAAGGATCTGGCCAGGCTCCAGGTTTCCGGCACCGACCTCGACGACCCCGAACCGCCGCCGGCCGCGGACGTGACGGCTCCTGTCCTGTGGCTCAATCCGGACCTCGACATGTCGGCGGGCAAGGCGATGGCTCAGGCCGGTCACGGCGCCCAACTGGCCTGGTGGGAACTGTCGGACGAGGAGCGGGCCGCCTGGCGGGTCGCCGGGTTCCCGCTCGCCGTACGGGCCGCGGATCCCGCGCGGTGGGGTGAACTCACCGCCGGCGGACTGCCGTTGGTCCGTGACGCTGGTTTCACCGAGATCGCACCGGGCTCCTGCACGGTCGTCGCGGACCATCCGGCGCTGCGATGA
- a CDS encoding TetR/AcrR family transcriptional regulator translates to MTRVDGRVERGNRTRRAVLRRAVDIASVEGLEALSVGRLAGELELSKSGVFALFGSKQELQLATVREASRIFVAEVLDPAAEATEGVDRLRGLCEGWLRYSQERVFPGGCFFYGVMAEFDAREGPVHDALVEAQRAWLAELERCAERARAAGELSADTDPAQLAFEVVALMETANAMSVLHGDSTPYVRARRGIASRLRT, encoded by the coding sequence ATGACCCGGGTCGATGGGCGCGTCGAGCGGGGCAACCGCACCCGGCGGGCAGTGCTGCGGCGGGCCGTCGACATCGCCTCGGTCGAGGGACTGGAGGCCTTGTCCGTGGGGCGGCTGGCCGGGGAGCTGGAACTGAGCAAGAGCGGGGTGTTCGCTCTGTTCGGATCCAAGCAGGAGCTGCAGCTGGCGACCGTGCGGGAGGCCTCGCGGATCTTCGTCGCCGAGGTGCTGGATCCGGCCGCCGAAGCGACCGAGGGGGTCGACCGGCTGCGGGGGCTGTGCGAGGGCTGGCTCCGGTATTCGCAGGAGCGGGTCTTCCCGGGGGGGTGTTTCTTCTACGGCGTGATGGCCGAGTTCGACGCCCGCGAGGGGCCGGTCCACGACGCGCTCGTCGAGGCCCAGCGTGCCTGGCTCGCCGAGTTGGAGAGGTGCGCCGAGCGGGCACGGGCCGCGGGTGAGCTGAGCGCGGACACCGACCCGGCACAACTCGCCTTCGAAGTCGTCGCGTTGATGGAGACGGCGAACGCGATGTCGGTGCTGCACGGCGACTCGACGCCCTACGTCAGGGCCCGGCGGGGCATCGCGTCACGGCTGCGAACCTGA
- a CDS encoding TIGR03086 family metal-binding protein yields the protein MDVVELDRTAVQEASRVVESARDGDDGDWERDTPCSGWNLRRLVAHMTAQHHGFAAAARGVGGDPGYWREPEGAAEPARAHRAAADAVLAAFAEPGVLEREFVLPELGGGFPGRTAIGFHFVDYVVHAWDAAATLGVRLLLTDEVLTAALSVARRVPTDPAVRGPGFAFAPALKVAEGAGPLEETLRLLGRDPQAWPGTGR from the coding sequence ATGGATGTCGTCGAGCTGGACCGGACCGCCGTACAGGAGGCTTCGCGGGTCGTGGAGTCGGCCCGGGACGGCGACGACGGGGACTGGGAGCGGGACACCCCCTGCTCGGGGTGGAACCTGCGGCGGCTGGTGGCGCACATGACCGCCCAGCACCACGGGTTCGCGGCCGCCGCCCGGGGCGTGGGCGGCGATCCGGGGTACTGGCGGGAACCGGAGGGGGCGGCCGAGCCTGCCCGTGCGCATCGGGCGGCTGCGGACGCGGTGCTCGCAGCGTTCGCCGAACCGGGCGTTCTCGAGCGGGAGTTCGTGCTGCCGGAGCTGGGCGGAGGGTTTCCCGGCCGCACGGCGATCGGCTTTCACTTCGTCGACTACGTGGTGCACGCGTGGGACGCGGCGGCCACGCTCGGTGTGCGCCTCCTCCTGACGGACGAGGTGCTCACCGCGGCCCTGTCCGTGGCCCGACGCGTTCCGACGGACCCCGCCGTCCGCGGCCCGGGCTTCGCGTTCGCGCCCGCGCTGAAGGTCGCGGAGGGGGCCGGGCCACTGGAGGAGACGCTACGACTACTCGGCCGGGACCCGCAGGCGTGGCCCGGAACCGGCAGGTGA
- a CDS encoding DUF692 domain-containing protein: MERLGTGIGWRPEIADAVERMPGIDWVEVVAENLCPGHLPESLRRLRERGVTVVPHGVSLGLGGADRPDAGRLLALAERAEALGSPLVTEHIAFVRAGGPLTASPRLEAGHLLPVPRTRDALDVLCENIRIAQDALPVPLAVENIAALISWPGEEMTEGQFLYDLADRTGVRLLIDVANLHTNHVNRGEDPAEALAGLPLEAIAYVHVAGGFERDGVWHDSHAHPVPRPVLDILTDLTSRISPPGVLLERDENFPEPGELARELVAIEEAVEKGGGARADGAWRAGAPVEPSSVSTDPARQRLALAQTALLSALVAGTPVPEGFDRVRLGVQARALAGKRADVVAKVAPELPVILGTGYRPAFLAYAQGAPMTDGYRRDALSFAEQLLLSGGLADARVRRELREWWLERSGPTPGSRRPAVRLARATRRVLLRH; this comes from the coding sequence ATGGAGCGACTGGGGACGGGTATCGGATGGCGGCCGGAGATCGCGGACGCCGTGGAGCGGATGCCGGGCATCGACTGGGTCGAGGTCGTGGCCGAGAACCTGTGCCCCGGGCACCTCCCCGAGTCGCTGCGCCGGCTGCGCGAGCGCGGGGTGACCGTCGTGCCGCACGGCGTCTCGCTCGGCCTCGGCGGCGCCGACCGGCCCGACGCGGGGCGGCTCCTCGCTCTCGCAGAGCGGGCCGAGGCGCTGGGCTCGCCGCTGGTCACCGAGCACATCGCGTTCGTTCGCGCGGGCGGCCCGCTGACCGCCTCCCCCCGACTGGAGGCCGGCCACCTGCTGCCTGTCCCGCGCACCCGGGACGCCCTCGACGTCCTCTGCGAGAACATCCGCATCGCGCAGGACGCGCTGCCGGTGCCGCTCGCCGTGGAGAACATCGCCGCGCTGATCTCGTGGCCGGGCGAGGAGATGACCGAGGGGCAGTTCCTGTACGACCTCGCGGACCGGACCGGGGTACGGCTGCTGATCGACGTGGCCAACCTGCACACCAACCACGTCAACCGCGGCGAGGACCCGGCGGAGGCACTTGCCGGGCTCCCTCTGGAGGCCATCGCGTACGTCCATGTCGCGGGCGGCTTCGAGCGGGACGGGGTGTGGCACGACAGCCATGCCCACCCGGTGCCGCGGCCCGTTCTCGACATCCTCACCGACCTCACGTCCCGCATCTCGCCGCCGGGGGTGCTGCTGGAGCGGGACGAGAACTTCCCCGAACCGGGCGAACTGGCGCGGGAGTTGGTGGCCATTGAGGAGGCGGTGGAGAAGGGCGGCGGGGCACGGGCCGACGGCGCGTGGCGCGCCGGCGCCCCCGTGGAGCCGTCGAGCGTCTCGACCGACCCCGCCCGTCAGCGGCTCGCCCTCGCCCAGACCGCGCTGCTGTCCGCGCTCGTGGCGGGGACTCCGGTGCCGGAGGGGTTCGACCGGGTGCGGCTGGGGGTGCAGGCGCGGGCGCTCGCGGGAAAGCGGGCGGATGTGGTGGCGAAGGTCGCACCCGAACTGCCGGTGATCCTCGGGACGGGCTATCGGCCGGCGTTCCTGGCGTATGCGCAGGGGGCGCCGATGACGGACGGGTATCGGCGGGACGCGCTGAGCTTCGCCGAACAGCTGCTGCTGAGCGGGGGGTTGGCGGACGCGAGGGTGCGACGGGAGTTGCGGGAGTGGTGGCTGGAGCGGTCGGGGCCCACGCCGGGGTCCCGGAGGCCGGCGGTGCGGCTGGCCCGGGCCACGCGGAGGGTGTTGCTGCGGCACTGA
- a CDS encoding DUF4142 domain-containing protein, with the protein MRPRPPVKGRGIISGTGVIIAGLTATLVALLIPIWSYADRSGTGLSVLNAGTVTTPYGPLSALDREFVTKVRLAGLWELPAGQQAEQKGTTQAVRTAGQHLVEGHTFLDARVRDVASKLGLTLPNEPSDQQKQWLDTLNQAQGVDYDRQFANILRLAHGRVFSVVAQVRASTQNSLVRALADDANTTVLDHIKILEATGYVDFGALARDMATGSTPPITNSPAPPGPTTDPGAVVPVTPSPYATTFTLPPAASSPPPVPVPS; encoded by the coding sequence ATGCGACCGCGACCGCCCGTCAAGGGGCGAGGCATCATCTCCGGCACCGGGGTCATCATCGCCGGACTCACGGCGACCCTCGTGGCCCTGCTCATCCCGATCTGGTCCTATGCCGACCGCTCCGGCACGGGACTGAGCGTGCTCAACGCCGGGACCGTGACGACGCCGTACGGGCCGCTCTCCGCACTGGACCGGGAGTTCGTCACGAAGGTGCGGCTGGCGGGGCTGTGGGAGCTGCCCGCGGGTCAGCAGGCGGAGCAGAAGGGCACGACGCAGGCCGTACGAACGGCGGGGCAGCATCTGGTCGAGGGGCACACGTTCCTCGACGCACGCGTGCGTGACGTGGCGTCGAAGCTCGGACTCACCCTGCCCAACGAGCCCAGCGATCAGCAGAAGCAGTGGCTCGACACCCTGAACCAGGCCCAGGGCGTCGACTACGACCGCCAGTTCGCCAACATCCTGCGTCTCGCGCACGGCAGGGTGTTCTCCGTTGTCGCTCAGGTGCGCGCGAGCACCCAGAACTCCCTGGTCCGCGCCCTGGCCGACGACGCCAACACCACCGTGCTGGACCACATCAAGATCCTGGAGGCCACCGGGTACGTCGACTTCGGCGCCCTGGCCCGGGACATGGCCACCGGCAGCACGCCACCGATCACCAACTCCCCTGCTCCTCCAGGCCCGACGACCGACCCGGGCGCGGTCGTTCCGGTCACCCCGTCGCCGTACGCCACGACCTTCACTCTGCCCCCGGCCGCCTCCAGCCCGCCCCCGGTCCCCGTCCCGTCGTAG
- a CDS encoding TIGR04222 domain-containing membrane protein: protein MFWVLLLLLAWAAAGTACTRLCLAAVHAAAADADARRHDLTLYEAAFLSGGPRRVADLTLVSMARQRRLLLAHTGWATVVDPRGRDEMERTVIGAIGPEGQSRIAPVRADAASADAVRSIADRLVDAGLAVSDGARSGIAAAVRQVRLASVAVVALGAIALLVPAPSEMPRHLVALWFALPLALSLSCLAIARMEVHPYSRWASPAGQRLLGALTRRTGGTDERTYLTSVAVRGISAVGEPDLRAAFAHREQRQGRPREEWRGERPDGHGEEHRRPHGRD from the coding sequence ATGTTCTGGGTTCTTCTTCTGCTGCTGGCCTGGGCCGCCGCCGGCACCGCGTGTACGCGGCTGTGCCTGGCCGCCGTACACGCGGCGGCCGCCGACGCGGATGCCCGGAGACACGATCTGACGCTGTACGAGGCCGCGTTCCTGTCGGGCGGCCCGCGGCGGGTCGCCGATCTGACGCTCGTCTCCATGGCCCGGCAGCGACGGCTGCTGCTGGCCCACACCGGCTGGGCAACCGTCGTCGATCCGCGGGGGCGGGACGAGATGGAACGCACGGTCATCGGGGCCATCGGCCCCGAGGGGCAGTCCCGGATCGCGCCGGTGCGCGCGGACGCGGCCTCGGCGGACGCGGTGCGCAGCATCGCCGACCGGCTGGTGGACGCGGGCCTCGCCGTGTCCGACGGCGCCCGGTCCGGCATCGCGGCGGCGGTCCGCCAGGTACGGCTGGCCTCGGTGGCCGTCGTCGCGCTGGGCGCGATCGCGCTGCTCGTGCCCGCCCCGTCGGAGATGCCGCGGCACCTGGTCGCCCTCTGGTTCGCGCTGCCGCTGGCGCTCTCCCTCAGCTGTCTGGCCATCGCACGGATGGAGGTCCACCCGTACTCACGCTGGGCGTCCCCGGCCGGCCAGCGGCTGCTCGGCGCCCTGACCCGGCGCACCGGCGGCACGGACGAGCGGACGTATCTCACCTCCGTCGCCGTACGCGGCATCAGCGCGGTGGGGGAACCGGATCTGCGCGCGGCCTTCGCCCACCGGGAGCAGCGCCAGGGGCGTCCTCGTGAGGAGTGGCGAGGAGAACGGCCCGACGGACACGGCGAGGAGCACCGCCGGCCGCACGGGCGCGACTGA